The Mycolicibacterium hassiacum DSM 44199 genome includes a window with the following:
- a CDS encoding Eco57I restriction-modification methylase domain-containing protein — translation MSSESASNNFVGVRVVGGLLPADLLAKIVSGQADGLSSKDFHLAAGETVRDAANRVWAYLRGAWASYRAALDALPENDAATGLTRERFALVLLDQLGYGRIHPTPKGGLQVGERSFPISHLWGTVPIHLLGRVALDTRTKGVAGAAGASPQSLVQEVLNRSDDYLWGILANATTLRLLRDSTSLVGSAYVEFDLEAIFDGDLFADFLLLYSLCHVSRLDARDPEVGAASCWLEQWRTEALESGSRALNLLRDGVVEALQALGSGFLTHPDNAALRQDLADGKLSVEELNHALMRVTYRLLFTFVAEDRDALLDPHADPVARRRYLDYFSTDRLRRISRRRRGGRYGDRWEALKVVWRGLGSEDGLPELGLPGIGGLFDSGPLDFLMDCSLSNQALQSAVYSLSLVREPRSQAMRIVDYRNLGAEELGSIYESLLELMPSWDPATKTYTLAVASGNQRKDTGSYYTPTSLVESLLDTALDPVLDDAEKSADPEQALLSVTVCDPACGSGHFLVGAARRIAKRVAALRTGDPEPAPEAVRSAMREVVGRNIYGVDLNPLAAELAKVSLWLEALEPGRPLTFLDAQIKIGNALIGTTPRLLAGGVPDDAFKPIEGDDKKITSALAKQNKAERSAQGSLFDVDMVAANTALARQVQQVVTTAATSLTDVHIQEQRLRAYTESSAYRQQLLVANAWCAAFVWPKSLGAPQAITHRTITALIDGEDRLTEQQRAEIERLTAEYRFFHWHLEFPHIFPTESSAGDTVNEATGWYGGFSVVIGNPPWERVKLQEQEFFASRDPDIAKAPNAAARKRLIAELPATNPGLHAAFAAEKRNAEGLSHFMRNSGRYPLTGRGDINTYAVFAETDRELLGGTGRLGVILPTGIATDATTQYFFKDLVEHGAIASLYDFENAKPLFEGVHRSFKFCLLTLTGRDLSEPAADFAFFAHDPTDLERPGVRFALSPEEITLLNPNTGTCPVFRSRRDAEITLGIYRRVPVLIREGDPDGNPWGVKFMTMLHMANDSHLFRTRDELEAEGWTLRGNVFHKSNDQYLWMSLGVGA, via the coding sequence GTGAGCAGCGAATCGGCATCCAACAACTTCGTCGGAGTCCGCGTCGTCGGAGGACTTCTGCCCGCCGACCTGCTGGCCAAGATCGTGTCCGGCCAGGCGGACGGATTGTCCTCCAAGGACTTTCACCTGGCCGCCGGCGAGACCGTTCGAGACGCCGCCAATCGGGTGTGGGCCTACCTGCGGGGCGCCTGGGCCAGCTATCGGGCCGCTCTGGACGCGCTGCCCGAAAACGACGCCGCCACCGGGCTGACCCGGGAACGCTTCGCCCTGGTGCTGCTCGACCAACTCGGATACGGCCGTATCCACCCGACACCGAAAGGCGGCCTGCAGGTGGGGGAGCGCAGCTTCCCGATCTCTCACCTGTGGGGCACGGTACCGATCCATCTACTCGGCCGGGTGGCCCTCGACACCCGAACCAAGGGGGTGGCAGGGGCGGCCGGCGCGTCACCCCAGTCGCTGGTGCAGGAGGTGCTCAACCGCTCCGACGACTACTTGTGGGGCATCCTCGCCAACGCGACCACGCTGCGTCTGCTCCGCGACTCCACCTCGCTGGTGGGATCGGCCTACGTCGAGTTCGATCTGGAGGCAATATTCGACGGCGACCTGTTCGCCGACTTCCTGCTGCTGTACTCGCTGTGCCACGTCTCCCGTCTCGATGCCCGAGATCCAGAGGTCGGCGCCGCCTCCTGCTGGCTGGAACAGTGGCGCACGGAAGCCCTCGAATCCGGCTCCCGCGCACTGAATCTGCTGCGTGACGGCGTCGTCGAAGCGCTGCAGGCCCTCGGATCGGGTTTCCTCACCCACCCCGACAACGCTGCGCTGCGCCAGGACCTCGCCGACGGCAAGCTCAGCGTCGAGGAACTCAACCACGCGCTGATGCGGGTGACCTACCGACTGCTGTTCACCTTCGTCGCCGAAGATCGCGACGCGCTGCTGGATCCGCACGCCGACCCGGTGGCACGCCGCCGCTATCTCGACTACTTCTCCACCGACCGGTTACGCCGAATCTCCCGGCGCCGCCGCGGTGGCCGGTACGGCGACCGTTGGGAAGCCCTCAAGGTCGTGTGGCGCGGCCTGGGCAGTGAGGACGGCCTGCCCGAACTCGGACTGCCCGGCATCGGCGGGCTCTTCGACAGCGGCCCACTGGATTTCCTGATGGACTGCTCGCTGAGCAACCAGGCCCTGCAGTCGGCGGTGTACTCGCTGTCCCTGGTGCGCGAGCCCCGCTCGCAGGCCATGCGGATCGTGGACTACCGCAACCTCGGTGCCGAGGAACTCGGCAGCATCTACGAGTCCCTGCTGGAACTGATGCCCAGCTGGGATCCGGCGACCAAGACCTACACGCTGGCCGTTGCCTCCGGCAATCAGCGCAAGGACACCGGCTCCTACTACACACCGACCTCGCTGGTGGAATCGCTGCTGGACACCGCACTCGACCCGGTCCTGGACGACGCCGAGAAATCCGCCGACCCCGAACAGGCGCTGCTGAGCGTCACCGTCTGCGACCCCGCCTGCGGCAGTGGGCATTTCCTGGTCGGGGCGGCGCGACGGATCGCCAAGCGGGTGGCCGCATTGCGGACGGGCGACCCTGAACCGGCCCCGGAGGCGGTGCGCTCGGCGATGCGCGAAGTGGTCGGCCGCAACATCTACGGCGTCGACCTCAACCCGCTCGCCGCCGAGCTCGCAAAGGTGTCGCTGTGGCTCGAAGCCCTCGAACCCGGCCGGCCGCTGACGTTCCTGGACGCACAGATCAAGATCGGCAACGCCTTGATCGGTACGACACCGCGACTGCTTGCCGGCGGCGTTCCAGACGACGCGTTCAAACCGATCGAAGGCGATGACAAGAAGATCACGTCCGCTTTGGCCAAGCAGAACAAGGCCGAACGCAGCGCGCAGGGCAGCCTGTTCGACGTCGACATGGTCGCGGCGAACACCGCCCTCGCCCGTCAGGTGCAACAGGTGGTCACCACCGCGGCGACGTCACTGACCGACGTTCATATTCAGGAGCAACGGCTGCGCGCCTACACCGAGTCGAGCGCCTACCGCCAGCAACTCCTGGTGGCCAACGCCTGGTGCGCGGCCTTCGTGTGGCCCAAGAGCCTCGGCGCGCCGCAGGCGATCACCCACCGCACCATCACCGCCCTGATCGACGGCGAGGACAGGCTGACCGAGCAGCAGCGCGCCGAGATCGAACGCCTGACCGCCGAATACCGGTTCTTCCACTGGCACCTGGAGTTCCCGCACATCTTCCCGACCGAGTCGAGCGCCGGCGACACCGTGAACGAGGCCACCGGCTGGTACGGCGGGTTCTCGGTGGTGATCGGCAACCCGCCGTGGGAACGAGTGAAACTCCAGGAGCAGGAGTTCTTCGCCTCCCGCGACCCGGACATCGCGAAGGCACCCAACGCCGCCGCACGGAAGCGCCTCATCGCTGAACTGCCCGCGACCAACCCGGGTCTGCATGCCGCTTTCGCGGCCGAGAAGCGCAACGCTGAAGGCTTGTCGCATTTCATGCGCAACTCTGGCCGCTACCCGCTGACCGGCCGCGGTGACATCAACACCTACGCGGTGTTCGCCGAGACCGACCGCGAGTTACTCGGCGGCACAGGCCGACTCGGGGTGATACTCCCGACCGGTATCGCAACCGACGCCACCACGCAGTACTTCTTCAAGGACCTCGTCGAGCACGGTGCCATCGCCAGCCTCTACGACTTCGAGAATGCCAAGCCGCTCTTCGAAGGGGTGCACCGCAGCTTCAAGTTCTGCCTGCTCACCCTGACCGGGCGAGATCTGAGCGAACCAGCCGCCGACTTCGCGTTCTTCGCCCACGACCCCACCGACCTCGAACGGCCCGGAGTGCGATTCGCGCTCTCCCCGGAGGAGATCACGCTGCTCAACCCGAACACCGGTACCTGCCCGGTGTTCCGCAGTCGCCGCGACGCCGAGATCACTCTCGGCATCTACCGGCGCGTGCCGGTGTTGATCCGAGAAGGGGATCCCGACGGGAACCCGTGGGGTGTGAAGTTCATGACGATGCTTCATATGGCCAACGACTCGCACCTCTTCCGAACCCGTGATGAACTCGAGGCGGAAGGGTGGACACTGCGAGGGAATGTGTTTCATAAGAGCAATGATCAATACCTGTGGATGAGCCTCGGTGTGGGGGCGTGA
- a CDS encoding helicase-related protein, producing MGFAPGNLVTARGREWVVLPESTDDFLVLRPIGGIDDDIAGVLISEGVSPASFPPPRAEDLGDHLSASLLRNALRIGFRSTAGPFRSLASIAVEPRAYQLVPLMMALRQDVVRLLIADDVGIGKTIEAALVATELLKVGDARGLTVLCSPALAEQWQSELRGKFGLEAELVLPSTVRRLERGLIGAESIFERYPITVVSTDFIKSSRRRHEFLRTCPDLVIVDEVHTCVADSTSSGSGRTQRYELIRDLAAEPTRHMILASATPHSGKDEVFRNLLGLLKPELANVDLEKRADREELAKYFVQRRRVDIRRYLDEDTPFPKDRLSAEVPYSLSPEYHALFSKVLDYARETVRTEEGGLARRVNWWSALALLRALASSPRAAAQTLQTRAATVAAETPEEADAIGRAVVLDLADDEAIEAADTTPGAGTDSAGNAKSRRLQAFRAEALKLEGKPDHKVTALTKSVKELLRDGFNPIVFCRFIDTADYVAEQLGGALGKNVTVRAVTGTLPPAERVARIEELTATPGQHVLIATDCLSEGVNLQENFQAVVHYDLAWNPTRHEQREGRVDRFGQRSDTVRTVTLYGRDNQIDGIVLEVLLRKHEAIRKATGVAVPVPDNSDAVVEALMEGLLLRGRDAEQLGLELDLDEKRDALHTQWESAAARERNAQTKYAQHGIKPQEVAAELAETRATLGTNADVAEFVEHALRALRSSVTPTNSGFTATLSPLPLGLRDALPPGRKDPLHFATELPVARGEAVLTRTDATVEAIANYVLESALDSQLPDDQRPARRCAVVRTKSVSTRTTLLVVRYRFHLHLPSRTGSRELVAEDVATLAYEGPPDKPRWLATEKVAPLLTAKPSGNIPAPQAAQFITRALDGLPDVAGHLAGYGEELAVRLRESHRRVRRASAEVVRGLTVTVEPGADVLGVFVYVPPAGGAQ from the coding sequence GTGGGATTCGCCCCGGGAAATCTGGTCACCGCACGCGGACGGGAATGGGTGGTGCTGCCTGAGAGCACCGACGACTTTCTGGTGCTGCGCCCCATCGGCGGCATCGACGACGACATCGCCGGAGTGCTGATCAGTGAGGGAGTCAGCCCGGCCTCGTTCCCGCCGCCACGCGCGGAAGACCTCGGCGACCACCTGAGCGCATCGCTGCTGCGCAACGCGCTGCGCATCGGATTCCGTTCCACCGCGGGACCGTTCCGCAGCCTGGCGTCGATCGCCGTCGAACCCAGGGCATACCAGTTGGTCCCGCTGATGATGGCGCTGCGCCAGGACGTCGTGCGCCTGCTGATCGCCGACGACGTCGGCATCGGTAAGACCATCGAGGCCGCTTTGGTCGCCACCGAACTTCTCAAAGTCGGCGACGCCCGCGGGCTCACGGTGCTGTGCAGCCCCGCACTGGCCGAGCAGTGGCAGAGCGAACTTCGGGGCAAGTTCGGGCTGGAGGCCGAACTGGTGCTGCCCAGCACGGTTCGCCGCCTGGAACGCGGACTCATCGGCGCGGAGTCGATCTTCGAGCGGTACCCGATCACCGTGGTATCTACCGACTTCATAAAGAGTTCGCGGCGCCGTCACGAATTCCTGCGCACCTGTCCGGATCTGGTGATCGTCGACGAAGTACACACCTGCGTGGCAGACTCCACCAGCAGCGGATCTGGGCGAACCCAACGCTATGAACTGATCCGCGACCTGGCCGCAGAACCCACCCGCCACATGATCCTGGCCAGCGCCACCCCGCATAGCGGAAAGGACGAAGTCTTCCGTAACCTGCTGGGCCTGTTGAAACCCGAGCTGGCCAATGTTGACCTGGAGAAGAGGGCCGACCGGGAGGAGCTGGCCAAATACTTCGTCCAGCGCCGCCGAGTGGACATCCGCCGCTACCTCGACGAGGACACTCCATTCCCCAAGGACCGCCTCTCGGCCGAAGTTCCCTATTCGCTGAGCCCGGAGTATCACGCGCTGTTCAGCAAGGTGCTCGACTACGCCCGGGAGACGGTGCGCACCGAGGAAGGCGGACTGGCACGCCGGGTCAACTGGTGGTCGGCGCTGGCGCTGCTGCGGGCCCTGGCCTCCTCACCACGTGCGGCCGCGCAGACGCTGCAGACCCGTGCGGCCACCGTCGCCGCCGAGACTCCGGAGGAGGCTGACGCGATCGGGCGGGCCGTCGTGCTCGACCTCGCCGACGACGAGGCCATCGAAGCCGCCGACACCACCCCCGGCGCCGGTACCGACAGTGCCGGCAACGCGAAATCACGCCGATTGCAAGCATTCCGGGCCGAAGCCCTCAAACTCGAAGGCAAACCAGACCACAAGGTCACCGCGCTGACCAAGAGTGTCAAGGAGCTCCTTCGCGACGGATTCAACCCCATCGTGTTCTGCCGGTTCATCGACACCGCCGACTATGTCGCCGAGCAGCTCGGCGGGGCGCTGGGCAAGAATGTCACCGTCCGCGCCGTCACCGGCACCCTGCCACCGGCCGAGCGCGTCGCTCGCATCGAGGAGCTGACGGCCACCCCGGGCCAGCACGTCCTGATCGCCACCGACTGCCTCTCCGAAGGGGTGAATCTGCAGGAGAATTTCCAGGCGGTCGTCCATTACGACCTGGCTTGGAACCCCACCCGCCACGAACAGCGGGAGGGCAGGGTTGACCGATTCGGCCAGCGCTCCGACACGGTACGCACTGTCACCCTCTACGGTCGCGATAACCAGATCGACGGCATCGTGCTCGAAGTCCTGCTGCGCAAGCACGAGGCGATCCGCAAAGCCACTGGTGTCGCCGTGCCGGTGCCCGACAACAGCGATGCCGTCGTGGAGGCACTCATGGAAGGGCTGCTGCTGCGCGGACGCGACGCGGAGCAGCTCGGTCTGGAACTCGACCTCGATGAGAAACGCGACGCCCTGCACACCCAGTGGGAGTCCGCTGCCGCGCGGGAACGCAACGCGCAGACCAAATACGCCCAGCACGGCATCAAACCGCAGGAAGTGGCCGCCGAACTCGCCGAAACCCGCGCCACCCTGGGCACAAACGCCGACGTCGCCGAATTCGTTGAGCACGCGCTGCGCGCACTGCGCTCAAGTGTGACCCCTACTAATTCGGGGTTCACCGCGACGCTGAGCCCACTGCCGTTGGGGCTGCGCGACGCTCTGCCGCCAGGCCGCAAAGACCCACTGCACTTCGCCACCGAGCTCCCGGTCGCGCGCGGTGAAGCGGTGCTGACCCGCACCGACGCCACAGTGGAGGCCATCGCCAACTACGTTCTGGAATCGGCTCTGGATTCCCAGCTTCCCGACGACCAGCGCCCGGCCCGCCGCTGCGCTGTGGTCCGGACGAAGTCGGTATCGACGCGCACCACACTGCTCGTCGTTCGCTACCGCTTCCATCTGCATCTGCCGTCCCGCACAGGCAGCCGCGAACTGGTCGCCGAGGACGTCGCAACGCTGGCCTACGAGGGGCCGCCCGACAAACCGCGCTGGCTGGCAACAGAAAAGGTGGCCCCATTGTTGACCGCCAAGCCGTCCGGCAACATCCCGGCCCCGCAGGCCGCTCAGTTCATCACCCGCGCCCTCGACGGGCTGCCCGACGTCGCGGGCCACCTCGCCGGTTACGGTGAGGAACTCGCTGTGCGCCTGCGGGAGTCGCACCGCCGGGTGCGCAGGGCTAGCGCCGAGGTGGTGCGCGGCCTGACCGTGACCGTCGAACCTGGCGCCGACGTTCTCGGCGTCTTCGTCTACGTTCCCCCCGCGGGAGGTGCTCAGTGA
- a CDS encoding DEAD/DEAH box helicase has translation MDIFRVHQDLINDYKSFTTSAVVPRDPRIKQYVNDELAEGKQWPEPWLSLNPTFASGGSIDDLVAEGLLHPECASIFRPKADLADPGDRPITLHRHQREAIEVAHSGKSYVLTTGTGSGKSLAYIIPIVDRVLRQQPRQPGVKAIIVYPMNALANSQVGELEKFLTYGYGEGNEPVTFARYTGQEEGEKREAILRNPPDILLTNYVMLELMLTRPEERRRLVEAATGLEFLVLDELHTYRGRQGADVAMLVRRVRDACQSPTMQCVGTSATMASAGTDADQRRVVADVATNLFGAEVTPERVIGETLDQATTGDPDDTLRLTREVEAGGVDGDYETLAGSSLASWIEATFGLAMEPESGRFVRQRPTKVRDSAARLADLTGTTVDQCDQAIRHTLLAGSATRHPVTGRPLFAFRLHQFLSKGDTVYVSLEDEVRRHITSQYQVAVPDRPDHVLMPLAFCRECGQEYLVVARTVEGSEVIYRPRRDRDASGGDQANGYLYISTDQPWPVDPLPEGRLPDSWLVDGQVAERRRPYLPRRIRVDVGGVEVSSGGIDAAFVPAPFRFCLRCKVSYEQVRGSDFAKLATLDAEGRSSAVTVLSTSIVRSLDKVPPEELSKESRKLLTFVDNRQDASLQAGHFNDFVQMVQLRGAIYRALQKGTLYHDDVAQRVVESLGLRFEEYAANPEAVYGARTAAERAFREFIEYRLYSDLQRGWRVTMPNLEQTGLLVIEYESLPEIAADAALWGETYEPLRNASAVQRKELCQIVLDEFRRDLAVAIDCLTDEGFDRLKRQSDQHLQGLWSIPPHEPRPRPAVVTTEGGRPGAMRSIARLTGRSALGRYIRESSGLTLVAGQMDTADSQRVIEDLLKVLERAGLLTTVDVDGLSGPGYRLKASSVIWKRGDGLTGAPDPLRKGFDPDQGTRVNPFFLDLYRRTASELVGMYAREHTAQVGSADREEREKAFRKGELKVLYCSPTMELGVDIASLNAVTMRNVPPTPANYAQRSGRAGRSGQPALVTTYCATGNSHDQYYFRRSADMVAGSVAPPRLDLTNEALLASHLQALWLSETGADLHSRMPQLLDLEAPGMPLIADLEKTLRNPDAIRRATQRAATLIAPLIEDLRRTSWWYEDWPAAVIAAAPERFDRACDRWRELYKAALEDQAEQNRIVLDGSVNKKARTAAEGRRREAEGQLRLLRNEETDRTHSDFYTYRYFASEGFLPGYSFPRLPLAAYIPGVRAGVGNRAGGDYLQRPRFLAISEFGPGAIIYHEGARYEIKRIQVPMSSGGIGTVDTQDAYRCESCGYHHVRRAGLDVCENCHAPLSAPQYGLMRMQTVFARRRERISSDEEERRRAGFELQTSYRFSEHGPRLGRSDAAVADGQGGLLTLSYGDTATVRVTNIGRRRRKNPADLGYWLDTVKGNWLSERDAEDATPQDESLDDAADVPTKQKVIPYVEDTRNILVVRLDTPVSEEVSTSLRYALERGIEAEFQLEDSELSSEALPDNDGRGRMLFTESAEGGAGVLRRLHSEPDALGRVAAAALEIMHFGPDGTDLGRAEGARERCERACYDCLLSYGNQTDHTVINRHAIRDLLLRLATATTAPINATEPRDDRAASIKAQSESDLHRAFIDLLIQHDFALPTDDVPPVGATGVRPDFAFVADGSALAVFIEESTPPDADEVDDLFNDAGWSVLRLHPGEDWLARVREHSYIFGEGRV, from the coding sequence ATGGACATCTTCCGGGTGCATCAGGACCTGATCAACGATTACAAGTCCTTCACCACCAGCGCGGTCGTTCCGCGCGACCCTCGGATCAAGCAGTATGTAAATGACGAGCTCGCCGAGGGTAAACAATGGCCGGAACCGTGGCTCTCGCTGAATCCGACATTCGCGTCCGGCGGCTCCATCGACGATCTGGTTGCGGAGGGTCTACTGCACCCCGAGTGCGCGAGTATCTTCCGCCCAAAGGCCGACCTCGCCGACCCGGGCGACCGTCCGATCACCCTGCACCGGCACCAGCGCGAGGCAATAGAAGTCGCGCACTCAGGCAAGAGCTACGTGCTTACCACCGGCACCGGCTCGGGTAAATCGCTGGCCTACATCATCCCGATCGTCGACCGGGTGCTCCGCCAGCAACCGCGCCAGCCCGGAGTCAAGGCCATCATCGTCTATCCGATGAACGCCCTGGCCAACAGCCAGGTGGGCGAGCTCGAGAAGTTCCTGACGTACGGCTACGGAGAAGGCAACGAGCCGGTGACGTTCGCCCGGTACACCGGTCAGGAAGAGGGGGAGAAACGCGAAGCGATCCTGCGCAATCCACCCGACATCCTGCTCACCAACTACGTGATGCTCGAGCTGATGCTCACCCGGCCAGAGGAGCGCCGAAGGCTCGTTGAGGCAGCCACGGGCCTGGAGTTCCTGGTTCTCGACGAGCTGCACACCTACCGCGGCCGGCAGGGCGCCGATGTAGCAATGCTGGTCAGGCGGGTGCGCGACGCCTGCCAGTCACCGACCATGCAGTGTGTCGGCACATCGGCGACGATGGCCAGCGCCGGCACCGACGCCGACCAGCGCCGCGTTGTCGCCGACGTCGCGACGAACCTGTTCGGCGCGGAGGTCACTCCCGAGCGTGTCATCGGTGAAACCCTTGACCAGGCCACGACAGGCGACCCCGATGACACCCTGCGGCTGACCCGCGAAGTCGAGGCGGGCGGGGTCGACGGGGACTACGAGACGCTGGCTGGTTCGTCACTGGCCTCTTGGATCGAAGCCACGTTCGGTCTTGCCATGGAGCCGGAGTCAGGTCGCTTCGTTCGGCAACGCCCAACCAAGGTGCGGGACTCGGCGGCCCGCCTGGCCGATCTCACCGGCACCACCGTCGACCAGTGTGACCAAGCGATCCGGCATACCCTGCTAGCCGGGTCGGCCACCAGACATCCCGTGACCGGCCGGCCACTGTTCGCCTTCCGGTTACATCAGTTCCTGTCCAAGGGCGACACCGTGTACGTGTCATTGGAGGACGAAGTCCGGCGGCACATCACCTCGCAGTATCAGGTCGCGGTGCCTGATCGCCCTGACCATGTCCTCATGCCGTTGGCTTTCTGTCGCGAATGCGGCCAGGAGTACCTGGTGGTCGCCAGGACGGTCGAGGGATCTGAGGTGATCTACCGCCCGCGCCGCGACCGTGATGCCAGCGGGGGAGACCAGGCCAACGGTTACCTCTATATCTCGACCGATCAGCCGTGGCCGGTGGACCCGCTCCCGGAAGGCCGGTTGCCCGATTCGTGGCTGGTGGACGGGCAGGTCGCTGAACGCCGCCGACCGTATCTGCCACGCCGGATTCGGGTTGACGTCGGCGGCGTCGAGGTCAGCAGCGGCGGGATCGACGCGGCGTTCGTCCCGGCACCGTTCCGATTCTGTCTGCGCTGCAAGGTGTCCTACGAACAGGTCAGGGGAAGCGACTTCGCCAAGCTCGCGACTCTGGACGCCGAGGGCCGCAGCTCCGCGGTGACGGTGCTCAGCACCTCGATCGTGCGCTCCCTGGACAAGGTCCCGCCCGAGGAACTCAGTAAAGAGTCGCGCAAACTGCTGACCTTTGTCGACAACCGCCAGGACGCGAGCCTGCAGGCCGGGCACTTCAACGACTTCGTCCAGATGGTTCAGCTTCGCGGCGCGATCTACCGGGCGTTGCAGAAGGGAACCCTCTACCACGACGACGTCGCCCAGCGGGTGGTCGAGAGTTTGGGGCTGCGGTTCGAGGAGTACGCCGCCAACCCGGAGGCGGTGTACGGAGCGCGGACAGCCGCGGAGCGCGCGTTCAGGGAGTTCATCGAGTACCGGCTGTATTCGGATCTGCAACGTGGCTGGCGCGTGACGATGCCCAACCTCGAGCAGACCGGCCTGCTGGTGATCGAGTACGAGTCGTTGCCCGAGATCGCTGCCGACGCCGCGCTGTGGGGCGAAACCTACGAGCCGCTGCGCAACGCTTCGGCTGTACAGCGAAAAGAACTGTGCCAGATTGTCCTTGACGAGTTCCGGCGAGACTTGGCGGTAGCGATTGACTGTCTGACGGACGAAGGTTTCGATCGGCTGAAGCGCCAGTCCGACCAGCACCTGCAGGGGCTGTGGTCAATTCCACCACACGAGCCGCGGCCGCGGCCGGCGGTGGTGACCACCGAGGGCGGGCGACCCGGTGCGATGCGGTCGATCGCCCGACTGACCGGACGTAGTGCGCTGGGGCGGTATATCCGGGAGTCCAGCGGTCTGACTCTTGTCGCCGGCCAGATGGACACAGCCGATTCCCAAAGGGTGATCGAGGACCTGCTGAAAGTTCTGGAACGCGCCGGCCTGCTGACAACTGTTGATGTGGACGGCCTGTCAGGGCCCGGCTACCGGCTGAAGGCCTCGTCGGTGATCTGGAAACGGGGCGATGGTCTCACCGGCGCACCCGATCCGCTGCGCAAGGGTTTCGACCCTGACCAGGGCACCCGAGTCAACCCGTTCTTCCTTGATCTCTATCGCCGCACCGCATCCGAACTTGTCGGCATGTATGCCCGCGAGCACACCGCCCAGGTCGGCTCGGCTGACCGTGAGGAACGTGAAAAAGCCTTCCGCAAGGGTGAACTGAAGGTGCTGTATTGCTCACCCACCATGGAGCTTGGCGTCGACATCGCGAGCCTGAACGCGGTGACTATGCGTAACGTTCCCCCGACGCCCGCCAACTACGCTCAACGTAGCGGCCGCGCCGGCCGGTCGGGCCAGCCCGCGCTGGTCACCACCTACTGTGCGACCGGAAACTCGCACGACCAGTATTACTTCCGACGCTCAGCCGATATGGTCGCGGGTTCGGTCGCCCCGCCGCGCCTGGACCTGACGAACGAAGCTTTGCTCGCATCACACCTGCAGGCTCTGTGGCTGTCGGAGACGGGGGCCGACCTGCACTCGCGGATGCCCCAGCTGCTCGATCTCGAGGCTCCCGGAATGCCGCTGATCGCGGATCTGGAGAAGACGCTGCGCAATCCGGACGCGATCCGGCGGGCCACGCAGCGCGCCGCGACCCTGATCGCCCCGCTCATCGAGGACCTGCGGCGAACGTCGTGGTGGTATGAGGACTGGCCTGCCGCCGTCATCGCAGCCGCCCCGGAACGATTCGACCGGGCCTGTGACCGGTGGCGGGAGTTGTATAAGGCCGCGCTCGAAGATCAGGCCGAACAGAACCGGATCGTCTTGGACGGGTCGGTGAACAAGAAGGCGCGTACTGCCGCGGAGGGCCGACGGCGGGAGGCAGAGGGACAACTGCGGTTACTGCGAAACGAGGAGACCGACCGCACCCACTCCGACTTCTACACCTACCGCTACTTCGCCAGCGAGGGTTTTCTGCCCGGATACAGCTTCCCCCGGCTGCCGTTGGCGGCCTACATCCCTGGAGTGCGGGCAGGAGTCGGCAACCGGGCCGGCGGCGACTACCTGCAACGTCCACGGTTCCTGGCGATTAGCGAATTCGGCCCCGGCGCAATCATTTACCACGAAGGCGCCCGCTACGAGATCAAGCGCATCCAGGTTCCGATGAGCTCCGGGGGCATCGGCACTGTCGATACTCAGGACGCCTATCGCTGCGAGTCGTGCGGCTATCACCACGTCCGCCGAGCCGGCCTCGATGTGTGCGAAAACTGCCATGCTCCGCTGAGTGCACCGCAGTACGGATTGATGCGCATGCAGACGGTGTTCGCCCGGCGCCGTGAACGTATCTCCAGCGACGAGGAAGAGCGCCGCAGAGCCGGTTTCGAACTGCAGACCTCCTACCGGTTCAGCGAGCACGGGCCGCGGCTGGGCCGCTCCGATGCCGCGGTTGCGGACGGCCAAGGCGGTCTGTTGACGCTCAGCTACGGCGACACCGCGACGGTTCGCGTCACCAACATCGGCCGCCGGCGGCGCAAGAACCCGGCCGATCTCGGGTACTGGCTCGACACGGTCAAGGGCAACTGGCTGTCTGAGCGCGATGCCGAAGACGCCACCCCCCAGGACGAGTCGCTCGATGACGCCGCCGACGTTCCCACGAAACAGAAGGTGATCCCTTACGTCGAGGACACCCGCAATATCCTGGTCGTTCGGCTCGACACCCCTGTGAGCGAGGAGGTGTCCACCAGCCTGCGCTACGCACTGGAACGCGGCATCGAAGCCGAGTTCCAGCTTGAGGACTCCGAGCTGTCCAGCGAGGCGCTGCCCGACAACGACGGACGCGGCCGGATGCTGTTCACCGAATCAGCCGAAGGGGGCGCCGGAGTGCTGCGCCGCCTACACTCCGAACCCGACGCGCTGGGGCGAGTCGCCGCGGCGGCGCTGGAGATCATGCACTTCGGCCCCGACGGCACCGACCTGGGGCGCGCGGAAGGAGCTCGGGAGCGCTGCGAGAGGGCGTGTTACGACTGCCTGCTGTCCTATGGCAACCAGACCGACCACACCGTGATCAACCGGCACGCGATCCGCGATCTGCTGCTTCGCCTCGCGACCGCTACGACGGCACCGATCAACGCCACGGAGCCGCGGGACGACAGGGCCGCCAGTATCAAAGCCCAGAGCGAGTCGGATCTGCACCGCGCCTTTATCGACCTGCTGATCCAGCACGACTTCGCCCTGCCCACGGACGATGTGCCACCGGTGGGTGCGACGGGAGTGCGTCCTGACTTTGCGTTCGTCGCTGACGGTTCCGCGCTGGCGGTGTTCATCGAGGAGTCCACCCCGCCGGACGCCGATGAGGTCGACGACTTGTTCAACGATGCGGGCTGGTCGGTGCTGAGGCTGCACCCCGGCGAGGACTGGCTGGCCCGGGTGCGGGAGCACTCGTACATATTCGGTGAAGGAAGGGTGTAG